Genomic window (Deinococcus aquiradiocola):
CCGGACACCCGGACGGAACCGCTCCAGCCACGCCTGTTCCCGCTGCCCTGAGGACGCGCCTCAGAGGTGGCGTTTCAGGGAATGAGGGCGGTGCAGGTGCCGCCCAGCTCGTCCCAGAGCGTGAAGGCCGCCCGCGCGCCCGGCGCGACGATCCCTTCGTCGTGCCAGCCTGCCGCGAGGGCCGGGCCGCGCGTGAAGGCGCGCAGCACGTCCTGCACGTCCAGCGCCTCGTGCGGCGCGAGCGGCAGGCCGTCGTCCGACAGGCGCGTCATGGCCGCCCGGAAGCCCGCCTGCACGTCCGGCGGCGCGACCGGCGCGTCCGACCCGAAGGCCAGCAGCGCGCCCGCGGCCTGCAGTGACCGGAACGCGTAACTCGCGCCTTCCAGGTGCGGGAGCAGCGCGCGGATCATGCTGCCGTCCGCCTGCAGGTGGATCGGCTGCGCGCTCACCGTCAGGCCCGCGAAGCGCGGCACGTCCTCGGGGCGCAGGTGCTGCGCGTGCTCCACCCGCAGGCGCAGGCCGCGCCGGGCCGCGAGGTCGCGCAGGTCGTCGTAGGCGTTCAGGACCTCGGTGTTCGCGCGGTCCCCGATGGCGTGCGTGACCGGTACGAAGCCCAGGTCGAGCGCCGCACGGCCCCGCTCGCGGATCACGTCCGGCGAGTCGAGCGCGATGCCGGTCCCGCTGCCGTCCGCGAAGCCCGGCCGGTGCAGCCACGCGGTCCGGCTGCCCAGCGCGCCGTCCGCGAAGAACTTCACGCCTCCGAACTCGAACATCCCGCCCGAGCCGGGCCCCACGCCCAGGTCCCGCGCGAGGTGCAGCCGGTCGTGCGGCAGGCACGCCCACACGCGCAGCGGCAGCTCGCCGCGTGCCGCGAGGGCCGCCAGGGCGCGCGGCGCTTCCGGCCCCTCGAAGGCCATGGTGTGTGCCGACACGTACCCGCGCGCCGCGAGGTCCTGCGCGCCCGCCCGCGCCGCGTCCAGTGTCTGCGCGTCCGTCGGGGCGGGCAGCACGGCCGTCAGCAGGTCGCAGGCGTTCTCCAGCAGGATGCCGGTCGGCGTGCCGTCCGGACCGCGCACGATCTGCCCGCCGTCCGGGTCGGGCGTGCCCGCGTGGATGTTCGCGCGCCGCAGCGCTTCCGCGTTCGCCCAGGCGAGGTGCAGGTCCCGCGAGTACAGCAGCACCGGGTGGCGCGGCGCGGCGTCGTCCAGCAGGCCGCCCGGCGGGAAGTCGGTCAGGCCCAGCTCGCTGAGCAGGAACCCGCCGCCCTGCACCCAGCTGCCCTCGGGGAGCGCGGCGGCCCGCTCCTGCACGAGCCGCTGCACCTGCGCGACGCTGCTCACGCCGTGCAGCGGCAGCTGCGACAGCGAGAACCCGTACCCCACCAGGTGAATGTGCGCGTCCGCGAGGCCCGGCGTGAGCGTCAGGTCGCGGTGGTCGAGAACGCGGGCGCCCGGTGCGAGGGCGCGCACCTCCTCGCGCGTGCCGGTGGCGAGGACGCGTCCCGCCCCGACCAGCACCGCCTGCACCTCCGGGCGGTCGGGGTCGAGCGTCAGGGTGCGGGCCAGGATCACGGTCAGGTCAGGAGCAGCCATGCCTTCAGGCTAGAGCATCCGCGCGGGGGGCGGGCGAGTGCGTGCGGCACGCGTTCCCGTCACGTGGCGCGTTCCGTTCCCTGACGCGCGCGCTCTACACTGCCCGCATGCTCGACGCCCTGATCTTCGATTTCGACGGCACCATCCTGGACACCGAGACGCTGGAATTCCGACGCTGGGAGGGCCTGTACCGTCGGCACGGCCGGACGCTGGACCTGCGTGACTGGCAGACGGGGGTCGGCACCTGGGACGCCTTCGACCCGTGGCTGGGCCTGCCGGACGACGTGCAGGCCCGCCGCGAGGAGGTGCACGCCGAACTGCTCGCCGACCTGCACGACGACATCCGGGGAACGGACGTGCGGGCAGGCGTGCGCGACGTGTTCGTGCAGGCGCGCCGGGCGGGGCTGCGGCTCGCGCTGTGCACGAGCAGCTCGCACAGCTGGGTGGACCCGTGGCTCGCGCATCACGGCCTGGAGGGCGTGTTCGAGGTGATGGCGACGCGGGACGACGTGGCGCGCGTCAAGCCGGACCCGGAACTGTACCTGCTGGCCTGCGAGCGGCTCGGCCTGCGTCAGGACCGCTGCCTGGCCGTCGAGGACTCCCTGAACGGCGCGACGGCGGCCGCCGCGGCCGGACTGCGCGTGCTGGTCGTCCCGAACGACGTGACGGCCACCCAGGCGTTCCTGCCGGAGTGGGGGAGGGTGGACGGCTTCGAGGGCGGCCTGCAGGCCATGCTGCGCGCGGCAGGCGTCACGCTCCCCTGAGCCGTGCCGGGAGGCGGGTGGCCGCGGCCTGCGTCACTTGCGGCGCTTGAAGGGGTTCCAGCTGCGCTTCT
Coding sequences:
- a CDS encoding amidohydrolase, which produces MAAPDLTVILARTLTLDPDRPEVQAVLVGAGRVLATGTREEVRALAPGARVLDHRDLTLTPGLADAHIHLVGYGFSLSQLPLHGVSSVAQVQRLVQERAAALPEGSWVQGGGFLLSELGLTDFPPGGLLDDAAPRHPVLLYSRDLHLAWANAEALRRANIHAGTPDPDGGQIVRGPDGTPTGILLENACDLLTAVLPAPTDAQTLDAARAGAQDLAARGYVSAHTMAFEGPEAPRALAALAARGELPLRVWACLPHDRLHLARDLGVGPGSGGMFEFGGVKFFADGALGSRTAWLHRPGFADGSGTGIALDSPDVIRERGRAALDLGFVPVTHAIGDRANTEVLNAYDDLRDLAARRGLRLRVEHAQHLRPEDVPRFAGLTVSAQPIHLQADGSMIRALLPHLEGASYAFRSLQAAGALLAFGSDAPVAPPDVQAGFRAAMTRLSDDGLPLAPHEALDVQDVLRAFTRGPALAAGWHDEGIVAPGARAAFTLWDELGGTCTALIP
- a CDS encoding HAD family hydrolase, whose product is MLDALIFDFDGTILDTETLEFRRWEGLYRRHGRTLDLRDWQTGVGTWDAFDPWLGLPDDVQARREEVHAELLADLHDDIRGTDVRAGVRDVFVQARRAGLRLALCTSSSHSWVDPWLAHHGLEGVFEVMATRDDVARVKPDPELYLLACERLGLRQDRCLAVEDSLNGATAAAAAGLRVLVVPNDVTATQAFLPEWGRVDGFEGGLQAMLRAAGVTLP